A region of the Arenibacter antarcticus genome:
AAGAAAAAGAGGAAACCATTTCTGTTAGACGTCATGGTGGTGAAGATCTTGGCTCCATTACCCTAGAAGCCTTTTCCGACTTGGTAAATAGTGAAATAAACAGTACCTTAAAGTCGTTTTAAAAAAATATATAAGTTTAATTAAAAAAGCAGAGTCATAGCAATAAGAAAACGTTTTAGACCACAGCCTAGGAGGGAGAATAAAAATCCCCATAATATTAATGAGAAAATTTTATCGCCCAAAGTAAGGTTGGTTGGCGACAATATTGAAGTAGGAGTGTACAGCACAAGGGATGCCTTAACCAAGGCCAAGGAATTGGAATTGGATTTGGTTGAAATCTCCCCTAAGGCCGATCCACCAGTTTGTAAAATTATAGATTACAAGAAGTTTCTATACGAACAAAAGAAGCGTGAAAAGGTCATGAAGGCCAAAGCTACTAAGGTTATCGTAAAAGAAATTAGATTTGGTCCACAAACTGATGATCACGACTACGAATTTAAAAAGAAACATGCCGAGAAATTCTTGAAGGATGGTGCTAAATTAAAGGCCTATGTATTCTTTAAAGGAAGATCTATTGTTTATAAAGATCAGGGTGAAATTCTCTTACTTAAATTAGCTTCCGAATTGGAAGATTTAGGCAAGGTAGAACAGATGCCTAAATTGGAAGGCAAAAGGATGACAATGTTCATTGCTCCCAAGACCAAAAAGTAAATCCACCTATTTAAAATAGGGGATATAAATGGAAAATTACCGGCTAATGTCGGATTGAAAATAGTAAGCGAGATAATTAATAAATAGGAATCAAATGCCTAAACAGAAAACAAAATCCAGTGCCAAAAAGCGTTTTAAGCTTACAGGTACAGGTAAAATTAAAAGAAAGCACGCCTATAAAAGCCACATTCTAACGAAGAAGTCTAAAAAGCGTAAGCTAGCGTTAACCCATTCTGGTCTTGTTCACAAGTCAGACGTTAACAGTATTAAAGAACAATTGCGTTTAACGTAATCGTTTATTCGGTAATTATTAACCCTGGAGATAGGCCAAACAATTTACGATCGTAGAATTATTCTTTACGACTTAAATAAACATAAAAGTGTCAATAATTGACCGCCTACTACAAAAAACAATTAAAATTATGCCAAGATCAGTAAATGCAGTTGCTTCTAGAGCTAGAAGAAAAAAAGTAATGAAGCAAGCCAAAGGTTACTTTGGAAGACGTAAAAACGTTTGGACAGTTGCAAAAAATGCGGTTGAAAAAGCAATGTTATATGCTTACAGAGACCGTAGAAACAAGAAAAGAACTTTCCGTTCGCTATGGATTACCCGTATCAACGCCGGGGCCAGATTGCACGGATTGTCCTATTCCCAGTTTATGGGTAAGGTAAAAGCCAACAACATAGAGCTAAACCGTAAGGTATTGGCAGATTTGGCTATGAACCACCCAGACGCTTTTAAGGCTATCGTAAACAAAGTAAAATAGATTAAATAACATCTCTCGCTTATAAAATCCTGTTCCGTTTCGGAGCAGGATTTTTTTTTACCCATAATTCAAATGGGGATTAATAGTTTATTACACAACCATTACACCCCAAAACAACTCACCACCAACTTTCTTCCACTGGCATGGTCACGGTGTTCGCATAAATATATCCCCTGCCATATTCCCAGATTAAGCCTTCCATTGGTAACTGGAATCTGTACGGATGCCCCCATCAATGAGGATTTAATATGAGCAGGCATATCGTCAGACCCTTCGTAATTATGAACATAATAAGGCGCATCTTCTGGGACCATAATGTTGATATGAGATTCAAAATCGGTCCTAACCGTAGGGTCCGCATTTTCATTTATAGTTAAACTAGCCGAAGTATGTTTTATAAATACCTGTAACATCCCCTGGTTAATCCGACTCAACTCAGACATAGTGTTCAAAACCTCTTCGGTGATAATATGAAATCCCCTTTTGCGAGGACGTAAGATAATTTCCTTCTGATAAAAATGCATTTGATGTGTTTTGTTAGTGACCGCTAATTTCGGGATAATCATAGAATAATCCACAATCATAAATCAAGAACCATTTAATAATTCTACAGCTTATAAATCCTTTCTCAAGGTAGATTATTTTATGGAGT
Encoded here:
- the infC gene encoding translation initiation factor IF-3, yielding MAIRKRFRPQPRRENKNPHNINEKILSPKVRLVGDNIEVGVYSTRDALTKAKELELDLVEISPKADPPVCKIIDYKKFLYEQKKREKVMKAKATKVIVKEIRFGPQTDDHDYEFKKKHAEKFLKDGAKLKAYVFFKGRSIVYKDQGEILLLKLASELEDLGKVEQMPKLEGKRMTMFIAPKTKK
- the rpmI gene encoding 50S ribosomal protein L35, which encodes MPKQKTKSSAKKRFKLTGTGKIKRKHAYKSHILTKKSKKRKLALTHSGLVHKSDVNSIKEQLRLT
- the rplT gene encoding 50S ribosomal protein L20; this translates as MPRSVNAVASRARRKKVMKQAKGYFGRRKNVWTVAKNAVEKAMLYAYRDRRNKKRTFRSLWITRINAGARLHGLSYSQFMGKVKANNIELNRKVLADLAMNHPDAFKAIVNKVK
- a CDS encoding secondary thiamine-phosphate synthase enzyme YjbQ, with translation MHFYQKEIILRPRKRGFHIITEEVLNTMSELSRINQGMLQVFIKHTSASLTINENADPTVRTDFESHINIMVPEDAPYYVHNYEGSDDMPAHIKSSLMGASVQIPVTNGRLNLGIWQGIYLCEHRDHASGRKLVVSCFGV